The proteins below are encoded in one region of Leishmania mexicana MHOM/GT/2001/U1103 complete genome, chromosome 27:
- a CDS encoding putative T-complex protein 1, beta subunit encodes MFFANQASQVLRQGASEEKGERARLMNIMGAVSVADIVKTTLGPKGMDKILQGMDRTQSVRVTNDGATILKSLFMDNPAAKILIDMSKTQDDEVGDGTTSVTVFAGELLRNAEKLLDQSIHPQTIIEGYRMAAETAQKALADSAEDHGADEKLFYEDLIRIAKTTLSSKIITVESDHFAKLCVDAVLRLKGSGNLEMINIMKKLGGTLRDSYLEPGFLLDKKIGIGQPRRLENAKILVANTPMDTDKIKIFGAKVNVESVSQLAEVEASEKAKMKSKCMKIIKHNINCFINRQLIYNYPEEIFAQHGIMAIEHADFDGIERLAKALGADVVSTFEDTSNVQYGFAEKIDEIMIGEGTVIRFSGLPKGEACTIVLRGASRHILDEAERSIHDAVCVISETVKETRTVLGAGCSEFLMANAVEEKAKAVAGKKQLAMMAFAAALRTLPAIIADNAGLDSNDLVTRLQAEHYQGHKSHGIDVIRGDIADVKTLGITESYKVKSSVVAYASEAAEMILRVDDVLRAVPRQRTQ; translated from the coding sequence ATGTTCTTCGCTAACCAGGCTtcgcaggtgctgcgccaaGGCGCCTCGGAGGAGAAAGGCGAACGTGCACGCCTCATGAACATCATGGGTGCCGTCTCAGTGGCTGACATCGTGAAGACAACTTTGGGCCCGAAGGGCATGGACAAGATTCTGCAAGGAATGGATCGAACCCAGTCTGTGCGTGTCACCAATGACGGCGCGACAATCCTGAAATCTCTCTTTATGGACAACCCGGCTGCCAAGATTCTGATCGATATGAGCAAGACACAGGATGATGAAGTGGGTGACGGTACGACTAGCGTTACGGTGTTTGCGGGCGAGCTTTTGCGCAACGCTGAAAAGCTGCTGGATCAGTCCATTCATCCTCAGACTATCATTGAGGGCTACCGCATGGCTGCCGAGACCGCGCAGAAGGCTCTGGCGGACTCCGCCGAGGATCACGGTGCGGACGAGAAGCTCTTCTACGAAGATCTCATCCGCATTGCCAAGACTACCCTCAGCTCCAAGATCATTACTGTGGAGTCGGACCACTTCGCAAAGCTGTGCGTCGACGCGGTTCTTCGTCTgaagggcagcggcaacCTTGAGATGATAAATATCATGAAGAAGCTTGGTGGTACGCTCCGCGACAGCTATCTCGAGCCTGGGTTCCTGCTGGATAAGAAGATCGGCATTGGCCAGCCCCGCCGCCTGGAGAATGCCAAGATTCTTGTAGCGAACACCCCCATGGACACCGATAAGATCAAGATTTTTGGGGCGAAGGTGAACGTGGAGAGCGTTTCTCAGCTcgccgaggtggaggcgtCCGAAAAGGCCAAAATGAAGTCCAAGTGTATGAAGATCATTAAGCACAACATCAACTGCTTCATCAACCGTCAGCTTATCTACAACTATCCGGAGGAAATCTTTGCACAGCACGGTATCATGGCCATCGAGCATGCGGATTTCGACGGCATTGAGCGCCTCGCGAAGGCTCTCGGCGCGGACGTCGTCTCGACCTTCGAGGATACCTCGAACGTGCAGTACGGCTTCGCTGAGAAGATCGACGAGATCATGATTGGTGAGGGCACCGTGATCCGCTTCTCTGGACTCCCCAAAGGCGAGGCGTGCACGATTGTGTTGCGCGGCGCGTCGCGTCACATTCTTGATGAGGCGGAGCGCTCCATCCATGACGCGGTGTGCGTCATCTCGGAGACCGTGAAGGAGACGCGTACGGTGCTCGGTGCCGGCTGCTCCGAGTTCCTCATGGCGAACGCCGTTGAGGAGAAGGCCAAGGCGGTCGCGGGGAAGAAGCAGCTGGCGATGATGGCgtttgctgctgcgcttcgcaCCCTTCCCGCTATCATCGCAGACAATGCGGGCCTTGATAGCAATGATCTTGTCACGCGCCTCCAAGCGGAGCATTATCAGGGGCACAAATCGCACGGTATTGATGTTATTCGTGGTGACATTGCTGACGTGAAGACACTTGGGATTACCGAGTCCTACAAAGTGAAGAGTTCTGTTGTGGCGTATGCCTCGGAGGCGGCTGAGATGATCTTGCGTGTGGATGATGTACTCCGCGCCGTGCCGCGTCAGCGCACCCAGTGA
- a CDS encoding putative cation transporter has product MHFPTVFLTLAASACLVFAYHCARLSGTSVVWLSSFTALLTFLARLPRALLSKAAVCDTPRDKSRLLSVGACALCCLSATYGLATLGAVRFACACACAAGANHIARTRRSSRNAKMACTVLSCVILTLTSDPGQQTRSSMLFGALGVLCAAGAVSLSTKDVVRKADQTAFLFAAGGLSLVGFITTLVQHKPIAENEMLLLLVFCISGVVLAGCVSAGLVLQGSAVTFVAAAAGMSAGSVVCGEKVFPALYDWESLALLTSAGLIYAAHKGLTFADSSVASLTGVSLTPAQMLKTKQHREEGGAIVTLLSNSRERKLFVFLLLTVSIMLLEFIYGLAVNSLGLISDSFHMMLDGTSIVIGLYAAHAASWLPDEKTHPFGYARYEVFGGFVNGILLLFIALYVMIESIQRFVDPPEIEGPYLLLVSVIGLAVNVVGIIFFHDSHGHSHSHSHGEAGSGHIDHNMRGVYLHILADLLGSVSVIISSILIYLFGLWIADPICSALSAILILLSAFPLLEETGKVLLLSAPNHESNYSDKLREALLATSLLQEVESPKLWIHSTPPRELTICTVAGKLRNNTEYTSARKKITETVTAHIMHHLDIHNVSFVLHLE; this is encoded by the coding sequence ATGCATTTTCCCACAGTATTCCTGACTCTTGCGGCTTCCGCATGTCTTGTTTTTGCTTACCACTGTGCGAGATTGTCTGGCACCAGCGTCGTGTGGCTGAGCTCCTTTACGGCGTTACTAACCTTCTTGGCGCGACTCCCACGCGCTCTTCTGTCCAAGGCAGCAGTATGTGACACTCCTCGTGACAAAAGTCGCTTGCTCTCAGTTGGGGCATGTGCGCTTTGCTGTCTAAGCGCCACCTACGGGCTGGCCACACTCGGCGCTGTACGTtttgcgtgtgcatgcgcctgcgccgctggcgccaaTCATATTGCTCGAACGCGAAGAAGCTCGCGAAATGCAAAGATGGCTTGTACGGTTCTCAGTTGCGTTATCCTGACTCTGACATCCGATCCAGGTCAGCAAACTCGCTCATCCATGCTCTTTGGAGCGTTAGGGGTTCTTTGTGCGGCTGGTGCGGTATCTCTCTCCACGAAAGATGTAGTGAGAAAAGCTGATCAAACAGCTTTTCTTttcgctgctggtggtctAAGTCTTGTGGGTTTCATTACGACACTTGTGCAACACAAGCCGATTGCCGAGAATGAAATGCTGCTGTTACTAGTGTTCTGCATTTCTGGCGTTGTTTTGGCGGGCTGCGTCAGTGCAGGCCTGGTGTTGCAGGGGAGCGCTGTCACTTTTGTggctgcggccgctggtATGTCAGCTGGATCAGTTGTTTGCGGTGAGAAAGTGTTTCCTGCTCTGTATGACTGGGAAAGCCTTGCTCTGCTAACCTCCGCCGGTCTCATTTATGCTGCGCACAAAGGTCTGACTTTTGCAGACTCCTCCGTAGCATCACTAACTGGCGTTTCCCTTACTCCAGCGCAGATGTTGAAAACAAAGCAGCACCGCGAGGAAGGCGGTGCTATTGTTACCTTACTCTCTAATTCAAGGGAGCGTAagctttttgtttttcttttgttgaCTGTTAGCATAATGCTTTTGGAGTTCATTTATGGTCTTGCAGTGAATTCTCTAGGACTGATCTCGGATTCATTTCACATGATGCTTGATGGAACGTCGATTGTTATTGGGCTGTacgcggcgcacgctgcGTCGTGGCTACCAGACGAAAAAACGCATCCCTTCGGCTACGCACGATACGAAGTTTTTGGAGGATTTGTCAATGGCATCCTTCTTCTTTTTATTGCGTTGTATGTGATGATTGAATCCATACAGCGGTTTGTGGACCCGCCCGAAATCGAGGGACCGTACTTGCTTCTTGTTTCCGTGATCGGGCTAGCCGTGAACGTGGTAGGTATTATCTTTTTTCACGATTCGCATGGTCACAGTCATTCACATTCGCACGGGGAAGCTGGTAGTGGTCATATAGACCACAACATGCGGGGTGTTTATCTGCATATTCTGGCAGATTTGCTAGGCAGTGTTAGCGTAATTATTTCGAGTATTTTGATTTATCTCTTTGGGCTCTGGATTGCGGATCCAATTTGTAGCGCCCTGAGCGCCATCCTAATTCTGCTCTCAGCGTTTCCGCTGCTTGAGGAAACGGGAAAAGTTCTTCTGCTATCTGCTCCGAATCATGAAAGCAACTATTCCGATAAATTACGCGAAGCACTACTTGCAACATCTTTGTTGCAAGAGGTTGAATCTCCAAAGCTATGGATACACTCAACTCCTCCGCGTGAACTTACAATTTGCACTGTGGCAGGCAAACTACGGAATAATACCGAGTACACAAGCGCGCGAAAAAAGATTACGGAAACAGTAACGGCTCATATAATGCACCATTTAGATATTCATAATGTTAGTTTCGTGCTGCACCTTGAGTAA
- a CDS encoding cysteine peptidase, Clan CA, family C19,putative: MFKLDYKISYDEFVRTIYHHARQYEIKVSDPYKQCVTVNALITKAKDEESKRNYANAYYYVNKCLLFFDKEENPVDFTQRDPSTKRVFAEALDLEAKLKVKELPIEYKAMIEEIDRREPERRRIVAQQLESDSGDGDGNKQLSKAVDMHLTRQQQLLSSENSSVDELLQRLHWASVPGTKSITPHIVPNGPPAPPPTYDTVSRPEPSPAPVNPVPGDRHALPASASHRSYTTCILNPSNASLSVRRRGIVNLGNTCYMNSVLQLLNSTPLGQYFLTDAYVSHLLNTKGKLTRLINSFSFVIRELNRSDCKFSVSASPFKSALGDYYEGFQNSSQQDANEFLRVVLDGIHGALNVNDSNRIVFPEIDNCKGTDDELARRYWAQYYQKNSSVIVDYCAFQERSAIVCPSCDHQSRSFNVSLSIEIPIPRTSSKVSLDDCFAAYCREEILDNSSMYMCPSCHQKVNARKQLLFYSAPPVLFITLKRFRCYGDFTTASKVNSSVFFSKTLNIASYMCSGFSKTKYHLVGIINHQGNMYGGHYTADAVGADGVWCHFSDEQVTKADVADNNLAYILCYVR; encoded by the coding sequence ATGTTCAAACTTGACTATAAGATTTCTTACGACGAGTTTGTGAGAACAATCTACCATCATGCGCGCCAGTACGAGATAAAAGTCTCCGATCCTTACAAGCAATGCGTCACTGTCAATGCACTCATCACTAAAGCCAAGGACGAAGAGAGCAAACGAAACTACGCCAATGCATACTACTACGTCAACAAGTGCCTTTTATTTTTCGATAAGGAAGAGAACCCGGTTGACTTCACGCAAAGAGATCCATCGACAAAGAGGGTATTTGCTGAAGCTCTTGACCTTGAGGCTAAACTGAAGGTGAAGGAACTGCCGATTGAGTACAAGGCTATGATCGAAGAAATCGACCGTCGGGAGCCGGAGCGCCGTCGCATCGTAGCCCAGCAGCTGGAGTCGGATAGTGGAGATGGTGACGGAAACAAGCAGCTTTCTAAGGCGGTAGACATGCACTTGACAAGACAGCAGCAACTGCTTTCTTCGGAGAATAGCAGTGTAGATGAGTTGTTGCAGCGACTGCACTGGGCTTCGGTACCTGGCACGAAGAGCATTACCCCACACATAGTCCCCAATGGcccgcctgctcctcctccaacgtACGACACCGTCTCCAGGCCCGAACCGTCTCCAGCGCCAGTAAACCCCGTGCCAGGCGACCGCCACGCTCTCCCTGCCTCAGCTTCGCATAGAAGCTACACAACCTGTATCCTGAATCCTTCAAATGCCTCCCTGTCCGTCCGACGGAGGGGCATTGTAAATTTGGGCAACACATGCTACATGAATAGTGTGCTGCAGCTACTCAATTCCACACCACTAGGCCAGTACTTTCTCACTGATGCCTATGTGTCCCACCTGCTTAATACAAAGGGAAAGCTAACTCGCTTGATCAACTCATTTAGCTTTGTTATCCGCGAGCTCAATCGTTCCGACTGCAAGTTTTCAGTGAGCGCGTCGCCGTTCAAGTCTGCCCTCGGAGACTATTACGAGGGGTTTCAAAACTCAAGCCAGCAGGACGCAAACGAATTTCTACGTGTTGTGCTGGACGGCATTCACGGAGCACTGAATGTGAACGACAGTAATAGAATTGTGTTTCCCGAGATTGACAACTGCAAAGGCACCGATGACGAACTTGCTCGACGGTACTGGGCACAGTACTATCAGAAGAATTCTTCCGTTATCGTTGACTACTGCGCGTTTCAGGAGCGGAGCGCGATTGTTTGCCCCTCCTGTGACCACCAGTCACGCTCTTTCAATGTTTCTCTCAGCATTGAAATTCCTATTCCGCGGACCTCGTCAAAGGTTTCACTCGACGACTGCTTTGCCGCGTACTGCCGGGAGGAAATTCTTGACAATAGCTCTATGTACATGTGCCCTAGCTGTCACCAGAAGGTGAACGCCCGGAAGCAGCTGCTGTTTTATTCAGCACCACCAGTTCTATTTATTACTCTGAAGCGGTTCCGTTGTTACGGTGACTTCACCACAGCCTCAAAAGTCAACTCGAGCGTTTTCTTTAGTAAAACACTGAACATTGCTTCGTATATGTGCTCCGGATTCTCGAAAACAAAGTACCATTTGGTGGGTATTATCAATCACCAAGGCAACATGTATGGCGGTCACTATACTGCAGATGCTGTTGGTGCTGATGGCGTGTGGTGCCACTTCAGCGATGAGCAGGTGACAAAAGCAGACGTGGCAGATAATAATCTGGCCTATATTCTCTGCTACGTACGTTGA